The genomic region TGACTGTAGTAGGTAAGGCTTACCTACCACAACGTGACCTCCGACCCTGCTGCCTTCGTCAGGGCGGGAGGTCACGTCGGTACGCGCCGCGTTCCGGGTGGATCAGCGCCTCGCGGGCGTCAGGCGGGCTGGTAGGTGAGGCAGTCGCTGGCGGTGGCGCCGGGGCCGACGGTGATGGATTCGGCCGTGCAGGCAAGGTTGGTGTTGTAGACACACTCGGAACGCGCGCACGCGCCCACCGAGCCGGTCACCTCGGCGATTCCGCCGCTCACCGAAGACTCGACGAACGTGGCGCAGGACGCGGCATCACCCGTCGAGGCAACGGTGATCGCCGGAGCATGGCAGCCCTTGTCGTTGAAACTGCACGCCGTGGCGGCACATTCACGCACCGGGGGCGACTGGAGCAGGGTTTTCATGGTGCCCTCCACACTCTCGAGGCCGGTAGCGCAGAGGAGCGCGCCCGGCCCGGCGTACTCGTATGTCAGTCCGTAATTGCCGCTGAGCGGAAGGAGCAAACCGTCACCGGCGAGCATCCTCCAATTCATTTCGACCAACGCACTCTAGCAGCGAAACGTCGCCAGGGCAGCCTTTCCCTCATTTCCTGCCGCGCGTTGCGAGGAATGAAAGTAAGCCTTACCTTCGTTAGGTCAGTCTTGCTTTACCTCGCCACAATCGGTGCGCAGCGGATCTCACCAATCGGAGAGAAAAGCGAAAGTCGCAGTTCTTGCCGGCGGATTCAGCCACCCATTCCACTCCGACCGTCACCGCCGACGGCGAGTGGGGCCTGTCCGGTCCGCTGGGGATCGTCGGGGGCAGCGTCGTGGTCCCCACCTTCACGGTCGTCAAGAGCATCGTCAACAGCATCGCCGGGATCTCTCTCGCGCCGTCGGGAATCGTGTTCGCGATCGAGTCGAAGTTCCAGTTCGGCATCGGTGTCCCGACGGCGTTCGCCGGGCCGTACATCAAGCTCAACGCGGATGTCGGGATCACCAACGGATCGGCGCTCTCGGCCGTCATACCCCGCTGCGTCGGCGCCACGCTCGACGGCAAGATCGCCGGGGTCGGGCTGTCCGTGTCCTCGAAGGCGGCGGCCGTCCTGAAGAAGGTTCTGGGGCCCAAAACGAAGATCACCGCGGACCTCGAGCAACAGAAGTCCTTCGTCAAGAAGTCACAGACCATCCCTGAGAACATCACCTGCACCGGCAGCTGAGGAGACCTCCGTGACCACCACCTCCAGGGCCCTGCTCGTCACGGCCCTCTTCGCGACCGCGACGCTGCCCGGCTGCGGCACGTCGAACGCGCCGGCGGCCCAGGCCGGCCCGCAGGATCCGGCGCCGACGCAGCCGGCGGCGACCGCCGCCGCCACCACGGAACCGCCGGCGAAGACGATCAACCCGTGCGAGCTCGTGTCCAAGCCGGAGGCGGAGAAGCTCGCCGGAACTCCGCTCGACGACGGGCAGTTGGTCAAGGAGACCTGCACCTACACCGGCCCGGTGACCGGACCCACGGCGCAGGTGGAGATCTTCGTCGGCGACGGGGCCAAGAAGTTCCTCGACATCGACCGCGAACTCAAGCATGAGTTCACCACGCTGCAAGGTGTCGGCGAGGAGGCGTACCTGGAGGACGGCGCCGCGTTCATCCGCAAGGGCACGGTCTGGGTCTCGCTGCGTCTCGTCCGGCTCAACGACCCGGCGGAGAACCGCAAACCGCTGACCGACCTCGCCACCACGATCGCAACCCGGCTGTAGGCCTTGCCGAAGCCACCAGACGTGGACCGCACCGGGATGCCTTCCCGGCACGGTCGTCAGGTGACCAGCTCCGCGATCTGGCGCAGCTGCTGCGGACCGCCTTGGACCAGCAGGGTGGTGACCACGCTCTCGCGCCACCGCTGCAGCTCGTCCTTGATCTTCGCGGCCGGCCCGATCAGTGCGATGTCCTCCACCAGCGCGGTCGGCACGGCGGCGATGGCCTCCCGCTTGTTGCCCGCCAGGTACGCCTCGGTGATGACGTCGCACTCCCGCTCGTATCCGAGGCGGGCGATGACGTCCCGGTGGAAGTTGGCCGACTTGGCACCCATGCCGCCGACGTACAGCGCGACGAACGGCCGGATCTGGTCGGCCGCCCGCTCCACATCGTCGTCGATGACGATCGGCACGGTCGCGGCGACCTCGAACGCGTCTGGACTACGGCGGGCGCCCGGTCGTGCGAAGCCTTCGGCCAGCGCGGCGCGGTAGAAGTCGTCCGCCTTCGGGGAGAAGAACAACGGAAGCCAGCCGTCGGCGATCTCGGCGGCCAGCGCCACGTTCTTCGGCCCCTCGGCGGCGAGGAAGATCGGGATGTCGGCGCGCAGCGGGTGGACGGTGGACTTGAGCGGCTTGCCGAGGCCGGTGCCGCCGCGCTGCGGCAGCTGGTAGAACGCGCCGTCGTACTCGACGGGGCCGGTGCGGGCGAGGACGGCGCGGATGATGTCGATGTACTCCCGGGTGCGGGCCAGCGGCCGCGGGTACGGCTGGCCGTACCACCCCTCCACGACCTGCGGACCGGAGGCGCCGAGCCCGAGGACGAACCGGCCGCCGGACAGGTGGTCGAGGGTGAGCGCCGCCATCGCGGCGGCGGTCGGCGTACGGGCCGACATCTGCATGATGTTGGTGCCCAGCCGCACCCGGGAGGTGCCGGCGCCCCACCAGGCGAGCGGGGTCAAACAGTCCGACCCGTACGCCTCGGCGGCCCAGACCGAGTCGAAGCCGAGGCGGTCCGCCTCCGCGATGGCCTCCGTCACGCCGGCAGGGGGGCCGGATGACCAGTAGCCGGTCGTGTACCCGAGCTTCATTTCGCGTCCTCCGGGATCACAGGGAGATCTGGTCGGCGGCGAGGCCGGCGAGGACCGCCTCGCTGAGCGTGGTGAGGGCGGACAGGGGACGGACCATGACCGTGAACTCCTCGATCAAGCCGTCGTCGCCGAGCTGGAGCAGGTCGATGCCGTGGATCTGCTTGCCACGCACGGTCGCGCGGAAGATCAGGATGTGCGAGCCGGCCGGGCGGCCCGCCGTGCCGATTTCGGCCTCGCCGGCCAACTGCCCGACGTAGCGGAAGTCCTCGAAGGTGCGCAGGAGCACGCCGAGGAGCCCGCGAATCGCCTGCGCCCCCTCGATCGGGGTGAACTTCACCGGGCTGAAGAAACGCACGTCGGGGCTGAACAGCCCGTCGAACGCGTCCAGGTCTCGGGACTCGACGGCGACACGGAACCGCTCGACGGTCGTCACGGCTGCCTCCTATAGTCAACGATAGGAGTAGTCATATCACTGACTATGCGACGACGGAAGCGGGAGGTTGGGCGATGGCGCTGCGCCACGCGGTGTTGGCGGCGCTGCTCGACGGCGAGTACAGCGGGTACCAGCTGGCCAAGGTCTTCGACGTGTCACTGGCGAACTTCTGGTACGCGGTGCCTCAGCAGCTCTACGCCGAGCTGGCCAAGCTGGAGCGAGAGGGGCTGATCGTCGGCCGCCAGGTCATCCAGCGGGAGCGGCCCAACAAGCGACTGTTCACGGTCACCGACGCCGGCCTCGCGGAGCTGGCCGCGTTCACCGCGACGCCGTCGAAGCCATCGTCCATCCGGGAAGACCTGCTCGTCATGGTCCAGGCCGTCGACATGCTGGACCCGTCGCCGGTCATCGTCCAGCTCGAGGAGCGCGCGGTCGCGGCGCGGGCGAAGGTGGAGATCTTCGATCGGATGCTGCAGCGGCTGCGTGGCGAGCGGGACGAGGAGACGTTCCTGCGCGAGGGCGACCGGATCGGGCCGTACCTGACGTGTCTGCGCGGCCGTCGGTTCGAGCAGGAGAACCGCGAGTGGTGTGAACAGGCGGCGGCGCTGTTGCGCGCCCGGGCGCCGCTGCCCCGCTGACCGGCGGGCGGGGACATCGCCGGGCCACCGGGCACGTCACCGCCCGCGTGAAGGCGCGGTCAGGCGGGCTGCCACAGCTCGATTCGATTGCCCTCGGGATCGGTGACCCAGCCGAATCGACCGACACCCTCCATGTCCTGTGTCTCGTCGGCCACGTCCGCTCCCTTGGCGCGCAGTTGTGCCAGCATCGCGTCCAGGTCGCGGACCCGGAAGTTGAGCATGGTCTGCTGGGCGCGGGACCCGAAGTAGTCGGTCTCGGACTCGAACGTCGCGAACACCGTCGGCCCCGCCTCCTGACGCCACAGGCCGTGCTCGTCGGCGTCCAGGCCCAGGCAATCGCGATACCAGGCGACCAGGGCCACCGGGTCGGCGGCCCGCAGGAAGTAGCCGCCGATTCCACGCACACGTTCCATGTCGCCATCCTGCCAGGACGGCGATCGGGCGGGCGGTGACACCGCCCGCCGGGCCAGGACAGCACGCGGTACGTCACGTGCGTGACCGACGTCGCGGCCCGCGACTTCACCTGCTCGAGCTTGAGTGGCGGGTCGCCCTCGATCAGCCGTGTGCCGGCGCCGAGCGTGAGCGGCACGATGTGCGGCCGCAGCTCGTCGATCAGCCGGCGGCGAGATACTGGTCAAGCGTCACTGAAACAGAACAGCATGATGTCCACTGCCGATCCAGCACCGAACACGGGTCGATCCCGCCGGCCGGCGACGACGGCTGGGTAGGACCGGGCCGCGCGGGCCCCTCTTGATCACATTCGAGGAGCCCGCGCGGCCGTGTCCAGGTCACGAACCCCGCCGACGATCAACTGTCGCCGAGAGTCGTCACCGACGTTCGCGGTACGGGGCCAGGAACGCGGTCAGTGCCGTCAGCATCTCCTCGGGGGCCTCTTCGGCGACCCAGTGACCGCAGTCGGGGATGACCAGGGTCTGTACGTCGTCCGCGACCCGCTCCATCGTGGTCCCCGCCCCATCGGCGATGCTTGCCGCTCCGCCGACCGCCAGCACGGGGATGGTCAGTCGGCCGGCCTTCTGGCGCTCCACGTTCTGCGCCAGTGTGGTGTCGAGTGCGCGGTAGAGGTTGAAGCTGCCGCGGAGCGCGTCGCGGTGGGAGGCAAGGAGGCGGATGTAGTACCTGACGGCGTGGTCGGGCAGCTTCTTCTTGGCGTTGATCTCGAACTCGTACCCGAAGAAGATGTCCTCCCGTCCCCTGACGAGCAGCTCGTTCACCTCGGTGAGCCGGTTGAAGCCGATGTGCCACACCCGGTCGTTGAGCCACGCGGGGCTGCCGAACACCGGCGGTGAGTCACTCACGCCCGGGAGGGGAGCCTCGGCGACGACGAAGCGGTCGACCCGCTGCGGGTGATCCGCGGCCAGGGCGTACGCGATGGGCATTCCGGTGTCGTGGCCGACCACGGCGAACCGCTGGTGGCCGAGCGCGTCCATCAGCGCGACCAGGTCGTTGGCGAGGGTCGCGCTGTCGTACCCGTCCTGCGGCTTGTCGGTCAGACCGATGCCGCGCTGGTCGACCGCGATGACGGTGAAGTCCTTGGCCAGCGCGGGCATCAGCAGGCGCCAGGCGTACCAGGTCTCGGGCCAGCCGTGCACCAGCAGCAGCGGCGGCCCGTCGCCTCCGATGACCACGTGCTGGCGCAGGCCGTTGGCGTGGACGAACCGGCTGGTGAAGGTCTTGGTGAATCCCGGCGGCAGGTGTGGCGCCTGCGAGACGCCGCCGAGACCGGTGACGCCGCCGCCTGCCGGCCATCCGCGGCGGGGTTCTGCTTCGGCTGCCGAGGCGGAGAGCAGACCGAAGGATCCAGCGGTCGCTGCGCCTATCGCGGCGGCAGAGGTGGAGAGAAATTTCCGTCGAGAGTGCGGCGGAGACATTTCCGACATGGGGCCCTCCTTGGGTCTTACTACGTCTAGATGGCGGAAGCCTGCTGGCGCCCGGGGTCGGCACCCTGCTCCCTCCGGCCGGGAAGGCTAGCTGAATCTAGTTTTGAA from Micromonospora sp. WMMD812 harbors:
- a CDS encoding DUF1540 domain-containing protein, whose translation is MKTLLQSPPVRECAATACSFNDKGCHAPAITVASTGDAASCATFVESSVSGGIAEVTGSVGACARSECVYNTNLACTAESITVGPGATASDCLTYQPA
- a CDS encoding LLM class F420-dependent oxidoreductase, with amino-acid sequence MKLGYTTGYWSSGPPAGVTEAIAEADRLGFDSVWAAEAYGSDCLTPLAWWGAGTSRVRLGTNIMQMSARTPTAAAMAALTLDHLSGGRFVLGLGASGPQVVEGWYGQPYPRPLARTREYIDIIRAVLARTGPVEYDGAFYQLPQRGGTGLGKPLKSTVHPLRADIPIFLAAEGPKNVALAAEIADGWLPLFFSPKADDFYRAALAEGFARPGARRSPDAFEVAATVPIVIDDDVERAADQIRPFVALYVGGMGAKSANFHRDVIARLGYERECDVITEAYLAGNKREAIAAVPTALVEDIALIGPAAKIKDELQRWRESVVTTLLVQGGPQQLRQIAELVT
- a CDS encoding nuclear transport factor 2 family protein, whose amino-acid sequence is MTTVERFRVAVESRDLDAFDGLFSPDVRFFSPVKFTPIEGAQAIRGLLGVLLRTFEDFRYVGQLAGEAEIGTAGRPAGSHILIFRATVRGKQIHGIDLLQLGDDGLIEEFTVMVRPLSALTTLSEAVLAGLAADQISL
- a CDS encoding PadR family transcriptional regulator, coding for MALRHAVLAALLDGEYSGYQLAKVFDVSLANFWYAVPQQLYAELAKLEREGLIVGRQVIQRERPNKRLFTVTDAGLAELAAFTATPSKPSSIREDLLVMVQAVDMLDPSPVIVQLEERAVAARAKVEIFDRMLQRLRGERDEETFLREGDRIGPYLTCLRGRRFEQENREWCEQAAALLRARAPLPR
- a CDS encoding VOC family protein produces the protein MERVRGIGGYFLRAADPVALVAWYRDCLGLDADEHGLWRQEAGPTVFATFESETDYFGSRAQQTMLNFRVRDLDAMLAQLRAKGADVADETQDMEGVGRFGWVTDPEGNRIELWQPA
- a CDS encoding alpha/beta hydrolase; this translates as MSEMSPPHSRRKFLSTSAAAIGAATAGSFGLLSASAAEAEPRRGWPAGGGVTGLGGVSQAPHLPPGFTKTFTSRFVHANGLRQHVVIGGDGPPLLLVHGWPETWYAWRLLMPALAKDFTVIAVDQRGIGLTDKPQDGYDSATLANDLVALMDALGHQRFAVVGHDTGMPIAYALAADHPQRVDRFVVAEAPLPGVSDSPPVFGSPAWLNDRVWHIGFNRLTEVNELLVRGREDIFFGYEFEINAKKKLPDHAVRYYIRLLASHRDALRGSFNLYRALDTTLAQNVERQKAGRLTIPVLAVGGAASIADGAGTTMERVADDVQTLVIPDCGHWVAEEAPEEMLTALTAFLAPYRERR